A part of Dermacentor variabilis isolate Ectoservices chromosome 10, ASM5094787v1, whole genome shotgun sequence genomic DNA contains:
- the LOC142560579 gene encoding uncharacterized protein LOC142560579 — translation MGKCCIPGCRNSRERIPGLTFHQIPSNEPWRTMWMEVLTENGVKAFTEWTLVCGEHFTHEDYKMTARKNFLLPSAVPSVFTIRPCRNAPKKRGRKPKALLLHQQQQQFATRAGAPQRVTVLRSVVAEDADAADDDEDYDPRSGGSGGVRRTGRPRKQKVFTDMVVYMPKTASDPPQAENDEEDAGGDMQTITLTFPREGEDGDGASEEYGATSSAAKSSDVAHVEEFSQPAAAAPDEAVQLSESGEKQPPKNLNVIVFTNQRRPASTSARTRADDLGTGSAEVNESSSNYSGRPKRRCCQIQTQRLLFYKSVITKLRKRVLALEDSLAEKEKELAAIAAQKDLEMV, via the coding sequence ATGGGCAAGTGCTGCATCCCGGGCTGTCGCAACTCGCGCGAGCGGATACCGGGCCTCACGTTTCACCAAATCCCGTCGAATGAACCGTGGCGCACAATGTGGATGGAAGTACTCACCGAGAACGGTGTCAAGGCGTTCACCGAATGGACTCTCGTCTGCGGCGAGCATTTCACGCACGAAGACTACAAGATGACAGCGCGCAAGAACTTCCTGCTGCCCTCGGCCGTGCCGTCCGTGTTCACGATCAGGCCCTGCAGGAACGCGCCGAAGAAACGGGGTCGCAAGCCCAAGGCTTTGCTGctgcaccagcagcagcagcagttcgcGACTCGAGCGGGTGCACCGCAAAGAGTGACAGTTCTGCGATCCGTAGTCGCCGAGGACGCCGATGCTGCGGATGACGACGAAGACTACGACCCGAGGAGCGGCGGTAGCGGTGGCGTGCGCCGCACGGGCCGCCCGCGCAAACAGAAGGTGTTTACGGACATGGTGGTCTACATGCCCAAAACGGCGTCCGACCCGCCACAGGCCGAGAACGACGAGGAAGACGCCGGCGGTGATATGCAGACGATCACCCTGACGTTTCCGCGCGAAGGCGAAGATGGAGACGGTGCTTCGGAGGAGTACGGCGCGACGTCGTCTGCTGCGAAGTCGTCGGATGTCGCGCATGTCGAAGAGTTCTCGCAGCCTGCTGCCGCGGCGCCGGACGAGGCGGTGCAGCTTAGTGAGAGCGGCGAGAAGCAGCCGCCAAAGAACCTGAACGTCATCGTCTTCACCAATCAACGGCGCCCGGCGTCGACTTCCGCTAGGACTCGAGCCGACGACCTCGGCACTGGAAGCGCGGAGGTCAACGAATCCTCATCGAATTACTCGGGCCGGCCCAAGCGACGCTGCTGCCAGATACAGACACAGCGGCTGCTGTTTTACAAGAGCGTAATCACGAAGCTCAGGAAACGTGTCCTGGCCCTCGAGGACAGTTTGGCCGAGAAGGAAAAGGAACTGGCGGCTATTGCAGCTCAAAAAGACCTTGAAATGGTGTAG
- the LOC142560576 gene encoding E3 ubiquitin-protein ligase Topors-like — protein MATSEVAMPSARSSSGGAAASETLASAVKLEGAKGDAAAPPQPPSSKSPERPSSPEQSCAICLGPPENKSFTDSCFHTFCFSCLLEWSKVKAECPLCKQRFKSIVHNVRSFEDYDQYFVHNDAPQASSTASAAAAAAAMAAATSRSSALSSALLLAHHLVYSPMLLTWHSRPRRRSVLRIPSSFTRSSGVRTRSSRSASRNAAATVTHAGPLPTSSTERRSLYELDLWVCPPNSRRSTRHFTPAFFRENPACTHRLIPWLNRELLALLGGGEAQITFTIELVLALVTRYEVCSLEFAEHVRPFFGTRTAHFLHELAAFVASPLDMVAYDRVAVYDTRANVVARGAPAAEFLQTPDSSPEDASPVAPITLGVRSDPSQPGPSGLHHNATVNLVETESDNSDCIIVSSVRPAAPARSRTPIVIELSSSDEGDAERRTIASATVAAAVSAAPSQQPARRCKPVPRKRRLLQLWSSSSDTLTASDTDSDDGGVDRAAQRLQRRAAMMRRKRSRGLPPRTAGAAPARAGSGAPSLPALSTTAAVGDHPGASLSGHHVRENALRRNRTKKPVPTTQGGNSSDEEY, from the exons ATGGCAACCAGTGAGGTGGCAATGCCATCTGCTcgcagcagcagtggtggtgcGGCGGCCAGTGAAACCCTGGCCTCCGCGGTCAAGTTGGAAGGCGCGAAAGGGGACGCCGCTGCCCCTCCCCAACCGCCATCGTCGAAGTCACCAGAGCGGCCGTCATCTCCGGAGCAGAGCTGCGCCATCTGCCTCGGTCCACCCGAGAACAAGTCCTTCACCGACAGTTGCTTCCATACCTTCTGCTTTTCATGCCTTCTGGAATGGTCAAAG GTCAAAGCCGAGTGCCCGCTGTGCAAGCAGCGTTTCAAGAGCATTGTTCACAATGTGCGCTCCTTCGAAGACTACGACCAGTACTTCGTGCACAACGATGCACCCCAGGCCTCCTCAACGGCGAgcgccgccgcagcagcggcagcgatgGCTGCAGCTACGTCGCGAAGCTCGGCACTAAGCAGTGCTTTGCTCCTGGCCCACCACCTTGTCTACTCGCCGATGCTGCTGACGTGGCACTCGAGGCCACGTCGGCGCTCGGTCCTGCGGATCCCATCAAGCTTCACCAGGAGCAGCGGTGTACGGACCAG GTCAAGCCGCTCAGCCTCACGCAATGCGGCAGCCACTGTCACTCATGCGGGTCCCCTGCCTACCTCGAGCACCGAACGCCGAAGCTTGTACGAGCTCGACCTGTGGGTGTGCCCGCCCAACAGCCGGCGCTCGACCCGCCACTTCACGCCAGCCTTCTTTCGCGAGAACCCCGCATGCACCCACCGGCTCATCCCGTGGCTCAACCGGGAACTCTTGGCCCTGCTGGGAGGTGGTGAGGCGCAGATCACCTTCACCATCGAGCTGGTGCTGGCGCTTGTCACGCGGTACGAGGTGTGCAGCCTCGAGTTTGCCGAGCACGTGCGGCCTTTCTTCGGCACCCGGACGGCGCACTTCCTGCACGAGCTGGCTGCGTTCGTTGCGTCGCCGCTCGACATGGTCGCCTACGACCGGGTTGCCGTGTACGACACCCGAGCCAATGTTGTGGCCCGTGGCGCGCCCGCTGCGGAGTTCCTGCAGACGCCGGACTCGTCGCCCGAGGATGCCTCCCCCGTGGCGCCCATAACGCTTGGGGTGCGCTCCGACCCAAGTCAGCCGGGTCCGAGTGGCCTGCACCACAATGCGACGGTCAATTTGGTGGAGACGGAATCGGACAACTCGGACTGCATTATAGTGAGCTCGGTCAGGCCTGCAGCGCCGGCGCGGTCGAGGACGCCAATTGTCATCGAGTTGTCTTCCTCGGACGAAGGAGATGCAGAGCGCCGCACCATCGCATCAGCCACGGTTGCGGCAGCGGTGTCGGCTGCACCCTCGCAGCAGCCGGCCCGGAGGTGCAAGCCCGTGCCTCGGAAGAGACGCTTGCTCCAGTTGTGGTCCAGCAGTTCGGACACGTTAACGGCAAGCGACACCGACTCTGACGACGGTGGGGTCGACAGGGCAGCGCAGCGCCTGCAGCGGAGAGCGGCCATGATGCGACGTAAGCGGTCAAGGGGGCTGCCACCTCGAACTGCCGGGGCAGCGCCAGCCAGAGCAGGGAGCGGTGCCCCCTCTTTACCAGCTCTATCTACCACTGCCGCTGTTGGAGACCACCCTGGCGCATCTCTGTCGGGCCATCACGTGCGGGAAAACGCGTTGCGAAGGAATCGGACAAAAAAGCCTGTGCCAACGACACAAGGGGGGAATTCTTCCGACGAAGAGTACTAA
- the LOC142560577 gene encoding RNA-binding region-containing protein 3-like has product MRNKCETLLVRHLPTSMSEAEKIDLLKHFGADSVRCMRSTGKLKNAAFATFPTQEAADCALDRLHQAVLMGSRLVVEYALGKQVDRYFPSKSEQFSESASAAEIADKQAAATSSKDEYKSKMEAFAIKLHAMSSDLGLDYVLNPMLTYAYPPASPAIVANIAAMLLSVPKFYTQVLHLMNKMNLPAPFGPPMPQPPMMQHSLPVNPGLATSETQPTASAAAAEASGGDHESSLEESEMESDEDDAFQRAQLQQTVIPKKRKAKTQLKRPKLQKLLPPQPVQEHGPKASDVFEPLVEDRGVPKAIAINIRQEIDGEAQAKQTTAPEVVEGGGFGILPALPKPVETSETNAGDDNYDWSGTQFLRREEVRSGRISSDEMSRASVFKNYEPGDVATRLYIKNVAKAATVEDLFRIYGGYIDANSEEQCNAFDIRLMKEGRMKGQAFLTLASEAQADRARRDTNGYLLKGKPLVVQFARSAKAKKPPTD; this is encoded by the coding sequence ATGCGCAACAAGTGCGagacgctgctcgtccggcactTGCCGACCTCGATGAGCGAAGCGGAAAAGATCGACCTGCTCAAGCACTTCGGCGCTGACAGCGTGCGATGCATGCGATCGACGGGCAAGCTGAAGAATGCCGCGTTCGCGACGTTCCCGACGCAGGAAGCCGCCGACTGCGCTCTCGATCGTTTGCACCAGGCCGTGCTCATGGGCAGCCGTCTGGTCGTCGAATACGCGCTCGGCAAGCAGGTAGACCGCTATTTCCCGAGTAAGAGCGAGCAGTTCTCGGAGTCTGCAAGCGCAGCAGAAATCGccgacaagcaggcggctgcgacGTCGTCGAAGGACGAGTACAAGTCCAAAATGGAGGCGTTCGCGATCAAGCTGCACGCGATGTCCTCGGACCTGGGGCTCGACTACGTGCTCAACCCGATGCTGACTTACGCCTACCCTCCTGCGTCCCCTGCGATCGTGGCGAACATAGCTGCCATGCTGCTCTCAGTGCCCAAGTTCTACACTCAGGTTCTGCATTTGATGAACAAGATGAACCTCCCGGCCCCGTTCGGACCTCCGATGCCGCAGCCGCCCATGATGCAACACTCTCTCCCCGTCAACCCCGGTCTCGCCACGAGCGAAACCCAACCCACGgcttccgctgcggctgccgaagcatcgggcggtgaccacGAGTCGAGCTTGGAGGAGTCCGAGATGGAGAGTGACGAAGACGACGCCTTTCAGAGAGCCCAGCTGCAGCAGACCGTGATACCAAAGAAGCGCAAAGCCAAGACCCAGCTGAAGAGGCCCAAACTCCAAAAGCTTCTACCGCCTCAGCCGGTTCAGGAGCATGGGCCTAAGGCGTCGGATGTGTTCGAGCCACTCGTCGAAGACAGGGGAGTGCCGAAAGCTATAGCCATCAACATCCGACAGGAAATCGACGGCGAAGCACAAGCGAAGCAAACGACAGCACCAGAGGTTGTGGAGGGAGGCGGCTTTGGCATCCTGCCTGCCTTGCCCAAGCCAGTGGAAACCAGTGAGACGAATGCCGGTGATGACAACTATGACTGGAGCGGAACGCAGTTCCTGCGGAGGGAGGAGGTCAGGTCGGGGCGTATCTCCAGCGACGAGATGAGCAGAGCATCTGTGTTCAAGAACTACGAGCCAGGAGATGTCGCCACCAGGCTCTACATAAAGAATGTGGCCAAGGCTGCGACTGTTGAGGACTTGTTTCGCATCTATGGAGGCTACATCGATGCCAACTCCGAGGAACAGTGTAATGCTTTTGACATAAGGCTCATGAAAGAGGGCCGCATGAAAGGGCAGGCGTTTTTAACACTTGCCAGTGAAGCTCAGGCAGACAGAGCTCGAAGGGACACCAATGGTTATCTTCTGAAGGGGAAGCCGCTTGTTGTGCAGTTTGCAAGGTCGGCAAAAGCCAAGAAGCCGCCCACGGACTGA